Part of the Desulfobotulus mexicanus genome is shown below.
GCCGAAGGATCAATATCCAGAACATCATAGGCACCCTTACCCGTTTTCATGTACCGGGAACGGAGCTGTTCATAAAAAGATGCGGGCAGTCTGAATATCTGCACGGCACTGCGTATCATTCTCTCTTCCTCGGAAGAGAGCTTTCCGTCACTCACCGCCACCCGCATGAGAATATCCGCCATCAGCTCCAGAATCTGCCGCTGGTGCCTGAAGGCATCGGCAAACTGTGTGGCAAAGGACTCAAAACTTTCAGGAGACTGCACCGCTGTTCGAAAAATCTGTATGGCAATTTTTCTGGAATCCGCATTCAGACGCAGATCCCTTTCCATGATCTCTTCTATGGTACGGATTTCCACTTCGGAAACCCTGCCATCGGCCTTGGTCAGCTTGGCCAGCATGGAAAAAGCCGCCACAAAAAAGGTCATGTGCCGGGTGTCATCACTGGCTTCTATGCGCCTGTAACCATACCCCGGACGCCCTCCCCTTCCGGCAAGGTAGGCATCATCCCTTTTATCAAAACCGTGGCCAAAGGCCGCCCCGAGAATGGCCCCCAGGGGGCCGCCTATGGCAAATCCCAGAGTACCTCCCACCAGTTTTCCTATCCAGCCCATATATCCGTCCCCATTATTTCTTTTATACCCGCCACTGAAACAATTTATCCGTTCTGTACCAGAAAGGACTCATAAAAATCATTGCCTTTATCATCCACTATCACAAAGGCGGGGAAATCCCTCACCTCAATGCGGTACACTGCTTCCATACCCAGATCTTTAAAATCAATCATATCCACCTTTGTAATACAGTCCCTTCCAAGACGAGCCGCAGGACCGCCAATGGAACCCAGATAAAAACCTCCATGTTTTTTGCAG
Proteins encoded:
- the djlA gene encoding co-chaperone DjlA; amino-acid sequence: MGWIGKLVGGTLGFAIGGPLGAILGAAFGHGFDKRDDAYLAGRGGRPGYGYRRIEASDDTRHMTFFVAAFSMLAKLTKADGRVSEVEIRTIEEIMERDLRLNADSRKIAIQIFRTAVQSPESFESFATQFADAFRHQRQILELMADILMRVAVSDGKLSSEEERMIRSAVQIFRLPASFYEQLRSRYMKTGKGAYDVLDIDPSATDEEVKKQYRRLVREYHPDAIASKGLPEEFTELAEEKFMAIHEAYETIKKSRGMS